Proteins from a single region of Candidatus Scalindua sp.:
- a CDS encoding methyltransferase domain-containing protein, which produces MEITEKSVFYAPDYYHIEQDSLHLFLDPEMPNWIITDKRGSQIIDDIKNCKNVKELMHNYANNFDMDYTRAWLEVHTLLKDLIRSEFLTSEPVKRIEYTGRADFIRVDKLNELWIHTNNSCNLTCSHCLVNSSPNEDKGLSTESIKMIIDEALVLGTSRFYFTGGEPLMRKDIFELIDYVCNQKKSELIILTNGTLLMGETIEKLQQFDKKLLKIQISLDGSKPEINDPLRGKGSFNLIVEGIKNIVGAGFSPTVTTVVTNSNVDDIPETTKLLALLEVKTHHLLWAHKRGRITDNGTDSIPPIDRVIEVTGKVKEVARESGIVVDNHDSYKFRANSNRGTRYDLGNACYDSMCVYSNGDVYPSASFAGHAGLRCGNVLDNPLREIWENSNMSKAFRNATLQNKDKCSKCHIKFICGGGDIEHSFFYSENGFKLETDKFPENVGIHALDPYCDLHKKITKDVVFELAEVRKKTQERKTGFSAPTVLRSMGDGAAVCGADEQVADSQSVYTLHSNCVLSFDVDKPRSIVREFYGKAAEEPQEELCCPTKNSQEDTSHIPQEVLDRFYGCGSPTIIAEVLPGETMVDLGAGAGIDCFIAAKKVGPKGKIYGIDMTDEMLKVADENRYLVAKNLGYDIVEFRKGFLEDIPVDNSTVDLITSNCVINLSPDKKAVFNEMWRILKDHGRIVISDIVSQAETPPHLKLNRQLWGECISGALTEDEFMAYLEQAGFYGLQTLSKVFWKDVEGYSFHSITVRGYKFEKKDGCVYVGQKAIYHGPYKAIIDEEGHLFPRNEPVEICTDTAAKLANLPYTGQFTINNPNGKGNVSSSCSTSEEGVSCC; this is translated from the coding sequence ATGGAAATAACCGAAAAATCGGTTTTTTACGCACCTGATTATTATCATATAGAACAGGACTCTCTTCATCTGTTTCTCGATCCCGAAATGCCGAACTGGATTATTACTGATAAAAGAGGTAGTCAGATCATAGACGATATTAAGAATTGCAAAAACGTTAAGGAGCTGATGCACAACTATGCAAATAATTTTGATATGGACTACACCAGAGCATGGCTGGAAGTTCATACGTTACTGAAGGATCTGATAAGGTCTGAATTTCTGACATCAGAACCGGTAAAGAGGATCGAATACACGGGGCGTGCAGATTTCATTCGTGTGGACAAACTCAATGAGTTGTGGATACACACAAATAATTCATGCAATCTGACATGTTCACATTGCCTGGTGAATTCGTCACCAAATGAGGACAAGGGCCTTTCAACTGAAAGCATCAAAATGATTATCGATGAGGCTCTGGTATTGGGAACATCCCGCTTTTACTTTACAGGAGGAGAGCCCCTCATGAGAAAGGACATTTTTGAACTTATCGATTATGTCTGCAACCAGAAAAAGTCAGAACTTATAATACTTACGAACGGAACGCTCCTGATGGGAGAAACAATTGAAAAGTTGCAACAGTTTGATAAAAAGCTCTTAAAGATCCAGATAAGCCTTGATGGCTCAAAGCCGGAGATCAATGATCCGTTAAGAGGCAAAGGTAGTTTTAATCTGATCGTTGAAGGGATTAAGAATATTGTTGGTGCCGGATTTTCTCCAACGGTAACAACGGTCGTTACGAACAGCAACGTAGATGACATACCGGAGACGACAAAATTGCTTGCTTTGTTAGAAGTAAAAACCCACCATCTTTTGTGGGCTCATAAAAGGGGCAGGATAACTGACAATGGCACTGATTCCATTCCTCCGATAGATAGGGTGATTGAAGTAACGGGAAAAGTGAAGGAAGTTGCCAGAGAATCAGGTATTGTAGTTGACAACCATGATTCATACAAATTCAGGGCAAACAGCAACAGGGGCACACGTTATGATTTGGGGAATGCCTGTTACGACAGCATGTGTGTATATTCAAACGGTGACGTTTATCCCTCTGCTTCATTTGCCGGTCATGCAGGCCTGAGGTGTGGAAATGTTCTTGATAATCCGCTCAGGGAAATCTGGGAAAACAGTAATATGAGCAAGGCATTCAGAAATGCGACACTTCAGAATAAAGACAAGTGTAGCAAGTGTCATATTAAATTTATATGTGGAGGCGGGGACATTGAACATTCATTCTTTTACTCTGAGAACGGGTTCAAGCTTGAAACAGATAAATTCCCCGAGAACGTCGGCATACATGCTCTTGATCCTTATTGTGATCTGCACAAGAAAATAACAAAGGATGTTGTCTTTGAGCTTGCCGAAGTCAGGAAAAAAACGCAGGAGAGAAAAACAGGATTCAGTGCCCCCACTGTTTTAAGATCGATGGGTGATGGCGCGGCTGTTTGTGGCGCTGATGAACAGGTTGCAGATTCACAATCTGTTTACACTCTTCATTCCAACTGTGTACTCTCTTTCGATGTTGATAAGCCCAGGAGTATCGTGCGTGAATTCTACGGTAAGGCGGCAGAAGAGCCTCAGGAGGAATTATGCTGTCCGACAAAGAATTCTCAGGAAGATACCAGCCATATTCCACAAGAAGTATTGGACAGGTTCTATGGATGCGGGAGTCCGACAATTATTGCTGAGGTTCTACCGGGAGAGACCATGGTTGATCTGGGAGCAGGCGCGGGTATTGACTGTTTCATTGCTGCTAAAAAAGTCGGCCCGAAGGGGAAGATTTACGGAATTGATATGACGGATGAAATGCTGAAGGTTGCTGACGAGAACAGATATCTGGTGGCAAAGAATCTCGGCTACGATATTGTGGAGTTCAGAAAGGGATTCCTGGAAGATATCCCGGTTGATAATAGCACTGTTGATCTGATCACATCAAATTGTGTCATTAATCTATCACCTGATAAAAAAGCGGTTTTTAATGAAATGTGGCGAATCCTGAAAGACCATGGAAGGATTGTAATATCTGATATTGTCTCTCAGGCAGAGACTCCCCCACATCTTAAACTTAACAGGCAATTATGGGGCGAGTGTATCAGCGGCGCACTTACTGAAGATGAATTTATGGCCTATCTTGAACAGGCTGGTTTTTACGGACTTCAGACATTATCGAAGGTGTTCTGGAAAGATGTGGAAGGCTATTCATTTCATTCTATAACGGTGCGTGGATATAAGTTTGAAAAGAAGGATGGGTGTGTATACGTTGGGCAGAAGGCAATCTATCATGGCCCGTATAAGGCTATTATCGATGAAGAAGGCCATCTCTTCCCCCGGAATGAGCCGGTAGAAATATGCACGGATACAGCGGCAAAACTCGCTAATCTACCTTATACTGGTCAGTTTACCATTAACAATCCTAATGGAAAGGGTAATGTATCATCCAGTTGCAGTACTTCAGAAGAGGGTGTTTCGTGTTGTTGA
- a CDS encoding DUF3179 domain-containing protein has translation MSEYKSSALFVRGYLHQDLVSSKTENQIGFSITDEFDGMNLLVYRNNDTGIIKVYDRQVDRTVIKFEKNRNDTTDSTTNTTWDLENGIGIKWSMMGKTLRHVNFLNVYWFIWSDCNPETEVFDIE, from the coding sequence TTGAGCGAGTACAAGTCCTCGGCGCTTTTTGTCCGGGGATACCTTCACCAAGATTTGGTTTCCAGTAAAACCGAAAACCAAATCGGTTTTAGTATAACTGATGAATTTGACGGTATGAATCTGCTCGTTTACAGGAATAACGATACCGGTATTATTAAGGTTTATGACAGGCAGGTAGACAGAACGGTGATTAAATTTGAGAAAAACAGGAATGATACGACAGACAGCACAACAAATACTACGTGGGACCTGGAAAACGGGATTGGTATAAAATGGAGCATGATGGGCAAAACGCTTCGGCATGTCAATTTTCTAAACGTTTACTGGTTTATCTGGTCAGACTGCAATCCCGAAACAGAAGTCTTTGATATTGAGTAA
- a CDS encoding glycosyltransferase, with amino-acid sequence MNKTLLIIILIFYCPAAIWLFLYGINNYYMIYLFLRKVKKETSGNQEFLKQFWSNHSKDMLPKVTTQLPVYNEKHVVGRLIKAVINIDYPKELHEIQVLDDSNDETRDIVSELVNKYRAIGFNINHIVRDTRDGFKAGALNLGMEKAEGEFLAIFDADFVPDKDFLYDTIPFFYERSKVAIIQTRWGHINPNFSLLTIVQSIGMDGHFIIEQGARNWNGLYMNFNGTAGVWRREAIIDSGGWNFDTLTEDLELSYRAQLKGWNTKFLFDVVTPSELPVDINAYKSQQHRWAKGSIQTAKKVLPQIFKTNDSLIKKVEAFIHLNQYMVHPMMIMLALLSFPLIVLLKEQISNMSVSLTMVILIFLISMGAFAPTFLYIVSQKKGYKDWKKRCLFIPALMVIGCGIAVNNTKAVFEALFNIKSDFIRTPKYGVINRGRNILVKNYSLPLQVFFISEILLSVYCFIGFMQYTSNKKFVFGPFLLMYAIGFLYVGMLSLFQKFNETIKC; translated from the coding sequence ATGAACAAAACATTGCTGATAATAATTCTTATTTTCTATTGTCCTGCAGCGATATGGCTCTTCCTTTATGGCATCAATAATTATTATATGATTTATCTCTTTTTAAGGAAGGTCAAGAAGGAAACATCCGGGAATCAGGAGTTTCTTAAACAATTCTGGTCAAATCATAGCAAAGATATGCTGCCAAAAGTTACAACACAATTACCCGTTTATAACGAAAAGCATGTAGTCGGACGTTTAATTAAGGCAGTCATAAATATTGATTATCCGAAGGAGCTTCATGAAATACAGGTACTGGACGATTCTAATGATGAAACAAGGGACATTGTATCTGAACTGGTTAATAAATACCGTGCGATAGGGTTTAACATAAATCATATTGTCAGAGACACGAGAGATGGATTTAAGGCAGGGGCATTAAACCTGGGCATGGAAAAGGCTGAAGGTGAGTTTCTGGCAATCTTTGATGCTGATTTTGTACCTGATAAAGATTTTCTTTATGACACTATTCCCTTCTTTTATGAAAGGTCAAAAGTTGCCATTATTCAAACACGATGGGGGCACATAAATCCAAATTTCTCTCTTCTTACAATAGTACAGAGCATTGGTATGGACGGCCACTTTATTATCGAGCAGGGTGCCAGGAACTGGAATGGATTATATATGAATTTTAATGGAACTGCCGGGGTCTGGAGACGGGAGGCAATTATTGACTCAGGTGGGTGGAATTTTGATACCCTGACGGAAGATCTGGAGCTGTCATACAGAGCTCAATTAAAAGGCTGGAATACTAAATTTCTGTTTGATGTTGTCACGCCGTCAGAACTGCCGGTTGATATAAATGCCTATAAATCTCAACAGCATAGATGGGCAAAGGGTTCTATTCAGACAGCTAAAAAGGTTTTACCTCAAATATTCAAGACGAACGATAGCCTGATAAAGAAGGTAGAGGCCTTTATTCACCTGAACCAGTACATGGTCCATCCAATGATGATTATGCTTGCCCTGTTATCCTTTCCTCTCATCGTTTTATTAAAAGAGCAGATCAGTAACATGTCAGTTTCTCTAACAATGGTAATCCTGATATTTTTAATATCCATGGGAGCATTTGCGCCTACATTTCTTTATATAGTTTCTCAGAAAAAGGGCTATAAAGACTGGAAGAAAAGGTGTTTGTTTATTCCCGCACTTATGGTTATAGGGTGTGGCATTGCTGTTAATAACACAAAAGCGGTATTCGAAGCACTGTTTAATATCAAGAGTGATTTTATTAGAACGCCCAAGTACGGTGTGATCAATCGAGGCAGGAATATACTGGTAAAAAATTACTCATTACCACTGCAGGTATTCTTCATCAGTGAAATACTCTTAAGCGTATATTGCTTCATAGGATTTATGCAATATACGAGTAATAAGAAATTTGTATTCGGGCCTTTTCTGTTGATGTATGCGATCGGGTTTCTTTACGTCGGCATGCTTTCTCTTTTTCAGAAGTTTAATGAAACAATAAAATGCTGA